From the genome of Oncorhynchus tshawytscha isolate Ot180627B linkage group LG31, Otsh_v2.0, whole genome shotgun sequence, one region includes:
- the LOC121841453 gene encoding collagen alpha-1(IX) chain-like, with product MALPRSTFTLQQLHTYVNKLDLNRLDGDTAVCPPMRNGQDDLPGFDLITQFQLDVIPLKGVRKVEGSTPLQVAYRLDREANFQIPTRLNFPRGFPDEYSVMVTFRMIKNTVNKVWNVWQVVDEDGRKQAGLRLNGDQQALEYFLMGQDGNLQTVTFPGLSVLFNTKWHKVMIGVERDQVTLYVDCQAVDKKPIKGKGPVNTEGDTLIGRLDTDADASVVFELQWMLIHCDPKRANRENCQELPITEMYANAEPDPKPIPGPPGPTGPEGPRGPHGEDGRDGRDGLPGSPGSAGTSGAKGEQGEIGLPGHRGMPGLPGAPGIPGSMGPRGPVGERGLQGFPGPAGSPGPKTAGPPGPPGKAGTPGDEGNIGPEGAPGPRGGLGLPGPPGLPGPPGPVGPPGAGKAEGSGEDCPAACPAGPQGSPGLPGIKGHKGLPGDDGAAGEAGQKGEPGPSGVQGLTGKMGDDGQRGPIGFPGTLGEKGDRGPPGFNGIPGPTGPPGSPGVEGSRGRQGLEGDKGDDGAIGPQGDQGPVGAKGDTGTPGEDGMDGLPGVDGAKGEAGVPGTVGVRGIVGIPGLPGKQGLVGAGGAKGDTGDDGPVGPIGVPGKTGATGPAGEDGQPGDKGASGETGKQGPVGVTGDTGIQGDKGDKGDTGEKGLKGHTGYKGDQGPIGPVGPKGSEGEPGLIGDSGVKGDQGPPGVPGIKGEVGEKGMKGYTGEDGRPGQPGHEGLTGPQGTNGLEGERGLTGSPGPRGLPGPKVNDIKLRELCSAIVEEHLAEFKKEVLKKPAAIGAPGMTGLPGPPGPPGPAGTVGDAGPRGLMGMKGPHGYFGLPGTPGKQGDTGVKGDTGHKGEKGVGTPGSPGEPGPQGVAGSPGIGKDGKDGPPGKDGVNGSPGASGPRGATGAPGYCDPSDCIGRPPPLYMMNGGKKSSSYRKGP from the exons GCTCAATTTCCCCCGGGGTTTCCCTGACGAGTACTCCGTCATGGTCACGTTCCGTATGATCAAGAACACGGTGAACAAGGTGTGGAACGTGTGGCAGGTGGTGGATGAAGACGGCCGGAAGCAGGCAGGGCTCAGGCTGAATGGAGACCAGCAGGCCTTGGagtacttcctgatgggccagGATGGCAACCTGCAGACCGTCACCTTCCCAGGGCTCTCTGTGTTGTTCAACACCAAGTGGCACAAG GTGATGATtggggtggagagagaccagGTCACCCTGTATGTGGACTGTCAGGCCGTGGACAAGAAGCCCATCAAGGGGAAAGGCCCCGTCAATACAGAGGGAGATACGCTTATTGGGAGGCTGGATACTGACGCTGATGCTTCTGTTGTG TTTgaacttcagtggatgttgatcCATTGCGACCCGAAGAGAGCCAATAGAGAGAACTGCCAGGAGTTGCCTATCACAGAG ATGTATGCCAATGCTGAG cCTGACCCCAAGCCTATTCCTGGCCCTCCCGGTCCCACCGGCCCTGAGGGGCCCCGGGGGCCACATGGAGAGGACGGCAGGGATGGTAGAGAT GGCCTTCCAGGTTCACCTGGCAGTGCTGGCACTTCT GGGGCCAAAGGGGAACAGGGGGAGATCGGTCTTCCTGGACACAGAGGCATGCCTGGCCTACCAGGAGCTCCT GGAATACCTGGTTCAATGGGCCCAAGAGGACCTGTGGGTGAGAGA GGACTTCAAGGTTTTCCTGGGCCAGCAGGCTCTCCC GGACCTAAGACAGCTGGGCCTCCC GGCCCGCCTGGGAAAGCAGGAACTCCAGGAGACGAGGGGAACATTGGGCCTGAG GGTGCCCCTGGGCCTAGAGGGGGTCTGGGTCTCCCTGGTCCCCCTGGTCTACCAGGACCACCTGGACCTGTG ggaccaccTGGGGCTGGCAAAGCTGAGGGGAGTGGGGAAGAT tGCCCTGCTGCCTGTCCAGCTGGACCACAGGGAAGCCCGGGGCTACCAGGGATAAAG GGGCACAAGGGATTACCAGGTGATGATGGAGCTGCAGGGGAAGCTGGACAAAAG GGTGAGCCAGGACCATCTGGGGTGCAGGGCCTAACAGGCAAGATGGGAGATGAT GGACAAAGAGGTCCAATTGGTTTTCCTGGTACTCttggagagaaaggagacagg GGTCCCCCTGGTTTCAACGGCATCCCAGGACCCACCGGACCACCAGGATCTCCT GGTGTGGAGGGCAGTCGTGGACGTCAGGGTCTGGAGGGAGATAAAGGTGATGAT GGAGCGATCGGTCCTCAAGGAGATCAGGGTCCTGTTGGAGCAAAAGGAGACACT GGTACTCCTGGGGAAGACGGCATGGATGGACTCCCTGGAGTGGATGGAGCTAAA GGAGAGGCTGGCGTTCCCGGGACTGTTGGAGTCAGGGGTATCGTCGGAATTCCA GGGTTACCAGGAAAACAGGGGCTAGTTGGAGCTGGAGGTGCCaag ggtgatacaggagaTGACGGACCAGTAGGACCAATCGGAGTTCCTGGGAAGACA GGGGCAACTGGACCAGCAGGAGAAGATGGACAACCAGGAGACAAGGGAGCTTCT GGTGAGACAGGAAAGCAGGGACCAGTGGGGGTCACAGGTGATACAGGCATCCAGGGTGACAAAGGGGACAAAGGTGACACTGGTGAAAAAGGACTGAAAGGTCACACTGGATATAAGGGAGACCAG GGTCCTATTGGTCCCGTTGGCCCAAAGGGAAGTGAA GGTGAACCAGGTCTTATAGGCGATTCTGGAGTCAAGGGAGACCAG GGTCCTCCTGGTGTTCCTGGAATCAAAGGAGAG GTTGGAGAGAAGGGCATGAAGGGATATACCGgggaagatggtagaccagggcagcCAGGTCATGAAGGTTTGACCGGTCCCCAGGGAACCAatggactggagggagagagagggttaactgGATCACCTGGGCCAAGGGGCCTACCT GGTCCTAAAGTGAATGATATCAAACTTCGCGAACTATGCTCAGCAATTGTTGAAG AACACTTGGCAGAGTTTAAGAAGGAGGTACTGAAGAAACCAGCAGCGATCGGGGCCCCTGGAATGACAGGACTGCCGGGCCCTCCAGGTCCCCCGGGCCCAGCAGGGACTGTAGGAGATGCAGGCCCCAGAGGACTGATGGGAATGAAGGGACCACATGGATACTTTGGGTTACCAGGTACACCTGGAAAACAAG GTGACACTGGTGTAAAGGGGGATACTGGACATAAGGGAGAAAAGGGAGTGGGAACCCCAGGAAGTCCAGGCGAACCAGGCCCACAAG gtgtggcTGGCAGCCCTGGCATTGGGAAGGACGGTAAAGATGGACCTCCCGGTAAAGACGGTGTTAATGGTAGCCCAGGTGCCTCTGGTCCCAGGGGAGCTACAGGAGCCCCAGGCTATTGTGACCCCTCAGACTGTATAGGCAGGCCCCCACCTCTCTACATGATGAATGGGGGGAAGAAATCCTCCAGCTACAGGAAGGGGCCGTGA